A stretch of Anaerohalosphaeraceae bacterium DNA encodes these proteins:
- a CDS encoding 4Fe-4S binding protein — protein sequence MNHPPSELLSRRRFLKDGLWTVSLGAAGAAAAALASRSRAKEWVWQIDPYKCIGCGRCATHCVLSESAVKCVHAFEMCGYCDLCTGYFSPDPKALQTGAEHQLCPTGAIRRRFIEEPYFEFTIDESRCIGCGKCVVGCAAFGNGSLFLQIRHDRCLNCNECAIGRVCPSGAIVRVPASAPYLLKVRNP from the coding sequence ATGAATCATCCGCCCTCTGAACTTCTCAGCCGGCGCCGTTTTCTCAAAGACGGCCTCTGGACGGTTTCGCTGGGCGCTGCCGGGGCCGCTGCAGCGGCTTTGGCTTCGCGAAGCCGGGCGAAAGAATGGGTCTGGCAGATTGACCCCTACAAATGCATCGGCTGCGGCCGCTGTGCCACGCATTGTGTCTTAAGCGAGTCTGCGGTCAAATGTGTGCATGCGTTCGAGATGTGCGGCTATTGCGATTTGTGCACGGGCTATTTCAGTCCGGACCCCAAAGCCCTTCAGACCGGCGCCGAACATCAGTTGTGCCCGACCGGGGCAATCCGGCGGCGGTTCATCGAAGAGCCGTATTTTGAGTTTACGATTGATGAAAGCCGCTGCATCGGCTGCGGCAAGTGTGTGGTCGGCTGTGCCGCCTTCGGCAACGGGTCGCTGTTTTTGCAGATTCGCCATGACCGATGCCTGAACTGCAACGAGTGTGCCATCGGGCGGGTTTGTCCGTCCGGTGCGATTGTTCGGGTTCCGGCCTCGGCCCCCTATTTATTGAAGGTTCGCAATCCATGA
- a CDS encoding NAD(P)H-dependent oxidoreductase subunit E, producing MNALTESSVQEFVDRCVEQIGSSPDKTLPLLQAVQKQYGYLPPEALQHLSRRLGRSPAELWGVATFYDQFRFKPAGRHRIRVCVGTACHVKGAGEVFEAFRRHLQIPREEDTDSQRLFTVEQVACLGCCMLAPAVQIDDVIYGYLSPEKVPSVLRDFLSQTQTGAGASGQKAVSGGDGEIRICLDTSCRAVGSHRVYQAFEDVIRRDRLGVRLRDVSCHGASYLAPLVEVETGGRIYRYGCVKPSDAEAILHRHFRPQTLTARIGSAVRRFLDTLIEDRFGEPPVRFETTIRNEDLSGYLKPQVPLATDGAGRSGPLDWEDFQKQGGLEALRKCLFEKSPQEVLKDIEQSGLRGRGGGGYPAFRKWQAVRDNPDTPKYIICNGDEGDPGAFMDRMLMESYPFRILEGMVIAAWTVGASQGYLYIRDEYPLAVERMKEALKIFSQHGWLGEHIGGTDFSLQLEICTGAGAFVCGEETALIASIEGRRPMPRLRPPYPSEKGLWGKPTLIHNAETLSLVPAIVRQGAASMASIGTAGSRGTKVFALAGKVRRGGLVEVPMGVTIRRIVEEIGGGTASGKPFKAVQIGGPSGGCIPASMADIPIDYDSLTQAGAMMGSGGLVVLDESDCMVEIARYFLEFTQRQSCGRCTFCRVGTKRMLEILERICRGEGTAADLGKLETLGHLIQAGSLCGLGSTAPNPVLSTLRYFREEYEAHLQGRCPAGRCRALIHYTITDRCIGCTRCAQHCPAGAIEMQPYQPHQINQDRCIRCGTCRAVCPADAVCVESGR from the coding sequence ATGAATGCTTTGACGGAATCCTCTGTCCAGGAGTTTGTGGACCGGTGTGTCGAGCAAATCGGCAGCAGCCCGGACAAGACGCTGCCGCTGCTTCAGGCCGTTCAGAAGCAGTACGGCTATCTGCCCCCCGAGGCCCTGCAGCATCTCAGCCGACGGCTGGGGCGTTCGCCGGCCGAGCTGTGGGGGGTTGCAACGTTTTATGACCAATTTCGATTCAAACCCGCCGGTCGGCACCGCATTCGGGTTTGTGTCGGGACGGCCTGCCACGTCAAGGGAGCCGGAGAGGTGTTTGAGGCCTTTCGGCGGCATCTGCAGATTCCGCGGGAGGAGGACACCGATTCCCAGCGGCTGTTTACCGTGGAACAGGTGGCCTGTCTGGGCTGCTGTATGCTGGCGCCGGCCGTGCAGATTGATGATGTGATTTACGGCTACTTGTCGCCGGAGAAGGTGCCTTCTGTTCTGCGGGATTTCTTAAGCCAGACCCAGACGGGCGCAGGCGCGTCTGGACAAAAAGCGGTTTCCGGCGGAGACGGTGAAATACGAATTTGTCTGGATACGAGCTGCCGGGCGGTGGGAAGTCATCGGGTTTATCAGGCATTTGAGGACGTGATTCGCCGGGACCGTCTGGGGGTGCGGCTGCGTGACGTGTCCTGCCATGGGGCCTCCTATCTGGCTCCGCTGGTGGAGGTGGAGACTGGAGGGCGGATTTATCGCTACGGATGTGTGAAGCCCTCCGATGCCGAAGCGATTCTGCATCGGCATTTTCGCCCGCAGACCCTCACAGCTCGCATCGGCTCGGCAGTCCGCCGGTTTCTGGATACGCTGATTGAAGACCGGTTCGGCGAACCGCCCGTTCGATTTGAAACCACGATTCGGAATGAGGACTTGAGCGGCTATCTAAAGCCGCAGGTGCCGTTGGCAACGGATGGTGCCGGGCGGTCCGGCCCGCTGGATTGGGAGGATTTTCAAAAACAGGGCGGCCTGGAGGCCCTGCGAAAATGCCTGTTCGAAAAGAGCCCGCAGGAGGTTTTAAAAGATATTGAACAAAGCGGTTTGCGCGGGCGGGGCGGGGGCGGCTATCCGGCCTTTCGCAAATGGCAGGCCGTGCGGGACAATCCTGATACCCCCAAATATATTATCTGCAACGGTGACGAAGGCGACCCGGGCGCTTTCATGGACCGCATGCTGATGGAATCGTACCCGTTTCGGATTTTAGAAGGGATGGTCATTGCCGCCTGGACCGTCGGAGCCTCGCAGGGGTATCTGTATATCCGGGATGAATACCCGCTGGCGGTGGAGCGGATGAAAGAGGCCCTGAAGATCTTTTCGCAGCACGGCTGGCTGGGCGAGCACATCGGCGGCACGGATTTTTCCCTGCAGCTGGAGATTTGTACCGGCGCCGGGGCGTTTGTCTGCGGCGAGGAAACGGCGCTGATTGCCAGCATTGAAGGGCGGCGTCCGATGCCGCGGCTGCGCCCGCCGTACCCGTCTGAAAAAGGCCTGTGGGGCAAACCGACGCTGATTCACAATGCCGAAACCCTTTCCCTGGTGCCGGCGATTGTTCGGCAGGGGGCCGCCTCGATGGCCTCCATCGGAACAGCCGGCAGCCGCGGCACGAAGGTCTTTGCGCTGGCCGGAAAGGTCAGACGGGGCGGACTGGTGGAAGTCCCGATGGGGGTGACCATTCGGCGGATTGTCGAGGAAATCGGCGGCGGAACGGCCTCCGGAAAACCTTTCAAGGCCGTGCAAATCGGAGGTCCCTCCGGCGGCTGTATTCCGGCGTCGATGGCGGATATTCCCATCGATTATGATTCGCTTACGCAGGCCGGAGCGATGATGGGCTCCGGCGGGCTGGTCGTGCTCGATGAAAGCGACTGTATGGTGGAAATCGCCCGGTATTTTCTTGAGTTCACCCAGCGGCAGTCCTGCGGACGCTGTACGTTCTGTCGGGTGGGAACCAAACGGATGCTCGAGATTCTCGAGCGGATTTGCCGCGGCGAGGGAACAGCAGCCGACTTGGGCAAGCTGGAAACGCTGGGGCATCTGATTCAGGCCGGCAGTCTGTGCGGACTGGGTTCAACCGCCCCCAACCCGGTGCTTTCGACCCTTCGGTATTTTCGGGAGGAGTATGAAGCGCATCTGCAGGGCCGCTGTCCGGCCGGGCGATGTCGGGCGTTGATTCATTATACGATTACAGACCGCTGCATCGGCTGCACGCGCTGCGCCCAGCATTGTCCGGCGGGGGCCATTGAAATGCAGCCCTATCAGCCGCATCAGATTAATCAGGACAGATGCATCCGCTGCGGGACCTGCAGGGCGGTTTGTCCGGCGGATGCCGTGTGTGTGGAATCAGGACGATGA
- a CDS encoding PQQ-binding-like beta-propeller repeat protein, with amino-acid sequence MNNHDESKYLLPQNPQYQAAVSSLIVSAVFWAVTALLLVIQFYHLKVTDERRSRKLEALRHVYQAGGADESLAEEIRQLDVRYRRDHLARLQFLYRGSGLFVLFGAVFVGTVLWVRSFHQKPPHPEPLEDRTAAQIQAARRARWAVSAGTAVLASAALFWSFQGSQTPQESAGAEESSESRPAFASWEQMNQNWPVFRGPQGAGICRFDNIPTEWDGASGKNIRWKVPVELPGHNSPVVWENRIFLTGADAKRQEVYCFNAEDGTLLWTGQVPLAPADQREEMTIMEDTGYAASTAAVNGVFVAAIFADGQVACFDLNGRRQWVRSLGVPASAYGYASSLTVFENRLIIQLDQDYEPGRSKLIALDITTGQTLWERERPVPNSWTSPTVVDWNGQMQILTSGSPWLIAYDAADGRELWRLDCLGGDVAPTQIAAAGRIFAVYPYTYLAAVRPPQAASEQAQAELLWKAEGSIPDICSPVSDGRLVWTVDSEGVLECFDVQDGSRLYSQDLQAMFQASPVLVGDTLYLLSTKGRMILVRAARTFEQIGQNELPESFTASPAFAPGRIYLRGSRHLYCIENRQ; translated from the coding sequence ATGAACAATCACGATGAGTCCAAGTATCTTCTTCCGCAGAATCCGCAGTATCAGGCGGCGGTCAGTTCGCTGATTGTCTCGGCGGTTTTTTGGGCGGTTACGGCTCTTCTGCTGGTGATTCAGTTTTACCATTTGAAGGTGACGGACGAACGGCGCAGCCGGAAACTGGAGGCCCTTCGACATGTGTACCAGGCCGGAGGGGCGGATGAATCGCTGGCGGAGGAAATTCGGCAGCTCGACGTCCGCTATCGTCGGGACCATCTGGCGCGCCTTCAGTTCCTATATCGGGGCAGCGGGTTGTTTGTTTTGTTTGGTGCCGTTTTTGTCGGGACGGTTCTCTGGGTGCGGTCTTTCCATCAGAAGCCCCCGCATCCGGAGCCGCTCGAAGACCGAACGGCCGCACAGATTCAGGCCGCCCGCCGGGCACGCTGGGCGGTTTCCGCCGGAACAGCTGTTCTGGCTTCGGCGGCTCTTTTCTGGTCGTTTCAGGGGTCTCAAACCCCGCAGGAGTCTGCGGGTGCGGAGGAGTCCTCCGAGAGCCGTCCGGCATTTGCCTCCTGGGAGCAGATGAACCAAAACTGGCCGGTCTTCCGGGGTCCGCAGGGAGCCGGCATTTGTCGGTTTGACAATATCCCGACGGAATGGGACGGGGCCTCGGGGAAAAATATTCGCTGGAAGGTGCCGGTGGAGCTGCCCGGACACAATTCGCCGGTCGTCTGGGAAAATCGGATTTTTCTGACCGGTGCCGATGCAAAGCGGCAGGAGGTGTACTGCTTCAATGCCGAGGACGGCACACTGCTGTGGACCGGGCAGGTGCCCCTGGCGCCGGCAGACCAGCGGGAGGAAATGACCATTATGGAGGACACCGGCTATGCGGCCTCGACGGCGGCCGTAAACGGGGTATTTGTGGCGGCCATTTTTGCCGACGGCCAGGTTGCCTGTTTTGATTTGAACGGGCGAAGACAATGGGTTCGTTCGCTCGGTGTGCCCGCCAGCGCCTACGGGTACGCTTCTTCCCTGACGGTGTTTGAAAACCGCCTGATTATTCAGCTCGATCAGGATTACGAGCCCGGACGGAGCAAACTGATTGCACTGGATATCACCACCGGTCAAACACTGTGGGAGCGGGAGCGGCCGGTGCCCAATTCCTGGACATCCCCCACGGTGGTGGACTGGAACGGGCAGATGCAGATTTTAACCAGCGGCTCACCCTGGCTGATTGCCTATGATGCGGCGGACGGCCGGGAATTGTGGCGGCTGGATTGTCTGGGCGGCGATGTGGCGCCCACGCAGATTGCCGCCGCCGGACGAATTTTTGCGGTTTATCCTTATACCTATCTGGCGGCCGTCCGTCCGCCGCAGGCCGCTTCGGAGCAGGCACAGGCCGAACTTCTTTGGAAAGCCGAGGGCAGCATTCCGGATATCTGCAGCCCGGTCAGCGACGGCCGTCTGGTCTGGACGGTTGATTCGGAAGGCGTGCTGGAATGTTTCGACGTTCAGGACGGCAGCCGGCTGTACAGTCAGGACCTTCAGGCCATGTTCCAGGCCTCTCCGGTTCTGGTCGGCGATACCCTCTATCTGCTCAGCACCAAAGGGCGGATGATTCTGGTCAGGGCCGCCCGCACATTTGAACAAATCGGACAAAATGAGCTGCCGGAATCCTTTACCGCCTCGCCGGCCTTTGCACCCGGACGCATCTACCTGCGGGGCAGCCGGCACCTGTACTGCATTGAGAACCGGCAATGA
- a CDS encoding 4Fe-4S binding protein — MSRLGRAGVWMGLILSAAAVQAAERFPPPQFETDYQMPTLTTPLPRAAVWELADVAVLAAALGLASWLTLRKRSRRGIAVLSVFSLLYFGFWRKGCICSVGSLGNVVLSLFDSSYVLPLTVAAFFLLPILFTLFFGRVFCGSVCPLGAIQDWVVFRPLAVPAWLETTLRLGAWLYLAAAVLFAAVGAGLLICRYDPFIAFFRLGFNTPLWLLGLLFLAVGVFIARPYCRFVCPYGLLLRQAGRLAFWQVRITPDECIQCRLCEDACPFGAIQPPTAPWPESMRPVERRRLVFLFGLLFVLMGLGGWLGYRVHTGLAAGHPTVELARQVRLRQAGLMTEPTDTVRAFEVSGRTLRSLWAQEADVFQRFAWGGLWAGAFVGFVAGIKLIQISIHFKRTDYEADRAGCLACGRCFAFCPRHRIWETGKPTDSGETS; from the coding sequence ATGAGTCGTTTGGGACGGGCTGGAGTTTGGATGGGGCTGATTCTGTCGGCTGCGGCGGTGCAGGCGGCCGAGCGGTTTCCGCCGCCGCAGTTTGAGACTGATTACCAGATGCCGACGCTGACCACGCCGCTGCCGCGCGCCGCCGTGTGGGAGCTTGCGGATGTTGCGGTATTGGCTGCGGCCCTCGGGCTGGCTTCCTGGCTGACGTTGCGAAAGCGAAGTCGGCGCGGAATTGCGGTCTTGTCTGTGTTCAGTCTGCTGTATTTCGGCTTTTGGCGCAAGGGCTGCATTTGTTCGGTCGGTTCGCTGGGCAATGTTGTGCTGTCTCTGTTCGATTCTTCCTATGTGCTGCCGCTGACTGTTGCGGCCTTTTTCCTGCTGCCGATTCTGTTTACCCTGTTTTTCGGGCGGGTTTTCTGCGGGTCGGTTTGTCCGCTGGGGGCCATTCAGGACTGGGTGGTCTTTCGGCCGCTGGCTGTTCCGGCCTGGCTGGAAACGACTCTTCGGCTCGGGGCCTGGCTGTATCTGGCGGCGGCGGTGCTGTTTGCGGCAGTCGGGGCCGGGCTGCTCATTTGTCGATACGATCCCTTTATTGCGTTTTTCCGGCTGGGGTTCAATACTCCGCTGTGGCTTTTGGGACTTTTGTTTTTGGCAGTAGGGGTGTTTATCGCCCGTCCGTACTGCCGGTTTGTTTGTCCGTACGGGCTGCTGCTGCGGCAGGCGGGCCGTTTGGCTTTTTGGCAGGTGCGGATTACGCCGGACGAGTGCATTCAGTGCCGCTTGTGTGAGGATGCCTGCCCCTTTGGGGCCATCCAGCCGCCGACGGCGCCTTGGCCGGAGTCCATGCGTCCAGTCGAGCGGCGCCGTCTGGTGTTTTTGTTTGGGCTGCTGTTTGTTCTGATGGGTCTGGGCGGTTGGCTGGGCTACCGCGTACACACCGGACTGGCCGCCGGCCATCCGACGGTGGAACTGGCCCGGCAGGTCCGTCTTCGGCAGGCCGGACTGATGACGGAACCGACCGATACGGTCCGGGCCTTTGAAGTGTCCGGCAGAACCCTCCGGAGTCTCTGGGCTCAGGAAGCCGATGTCTTCCAGCGGTTTGCCTGGGGCGGGCTTTGGGCGGGAGCTTTTGTCGGCTTCGTCGCCGGCATTAAACTGATTCAGATAAGCATCCATTTCAAACGGACGGATTATGAGGCCGACCGGGCGGGCTGTCTGGCCTGCGGACGATGTTTTGCGTTCTGTCCGAGACATCGGATTTGGGAAACCGGCAAGCCGACCGACAGCGGAGAGACATCATGA
- a CDS encoding twin-arginine translocation signal domain-containing protein has translation MNDCRISDDGADISRRLFLKQAARAGVWAALGALSAFWVRSRRTETGCAHPAIADCRRCSSFRTCSRSGAAERKLSSEKFDESSAL, from the coding sequence ATGAATGATTGCAGAATTTCCGACGACGGTGCGGACATTTCGCGGCGTCTTTTTTTGAAGCAGGCGGCTCGGGCAGGTGTGTGGGCGGCTTTGGGGGCGCTGTCTGCTTTCTGGGTTCGAAGCCGGCGGACCGAGACCGGCTGCGCTCATCCGGCGATTGCGGATTGCCGCCGGTGCTCTTCGTTCCGGACCTGCTCACGGTCCGGGGCTGCTGAAAGAAAACTCTCTTCGGAGAAATTCGATGAATCATCCGCCCTCTGA
- a CDS encoding 2Fe-2S iron-sulfur cluster-binding protein → MITLTIDNRTVQVPPGATVLQAAQSLGIPIPTLCYRRDFEPSASCMVCVVEVEGFSGLMPSCALAAEEGMRVRTDTPQVLAARRAALELLLSDHIGDCEGPCRSGCPAGMDIPRMIRYLAAGEWTKAIEIVKRDLALPAVLGRICPAPCERVCRRARQDQAVSICLLKRFAADRDLQSPTPYRPICRPSSGKKAAVVGAGPCGLSAAYYLARHGHECVIFEQKDAAGGMLRCRDFREKLPEEILEREIGLIFDLGVSFRPNQKLGRDISLENLRRDFDAVFLALGEGAADEHLASRLRMKDRHIEVDHSTLQTSMEGVFAGGGLIGSRRLCVRAAADGKLAALSIHQYLTEGKAAGEPSEFHSRLGTLTEEEWRKFVSSADLIPRVEPADPQTGFSEQEAAKETRRCLHCDCRKKKNCKLRQLSTELKPVVGTYKGQRRQYARADSHWEVVFESGKCIQCGLCVQVLNRNKVSEGLTFRGRGFGMQVSAALDEAPDKAAGQAARLCVQVCPTGAWALKNR, encoded by the coding sequence ATGATTACACTGACCATTGACAATCGAACGGTTCAGGTGCCGCCGGGAGCGACAGTTTTGCAGGCCGCCCAGTCCCTCGGCATTCCTATTCCCACCCTTTGTTATCGTCGGGATTTTGAGCCGTCCGCCAGCTGTATGGTGTGTGTGGTGGAGGTGGAGGGCTTCAGCGGCCTGATGCCTTCCTGTGCTTTGGCCGCAGAGGAGGGGATGCGGGTGCGAACGGATACGCCGCAGGTTCTGGCGGCTCGCCGGGCTGCACTCGAATTGCTCTTGAGCGACCATATCGGCGATTGTGAGGGGCCGTGCCGTTCGGGCTGTCCGGCGGGGATGGATATCCCGCGGATGATTCGCTATCTGGCTGCCGGAGAATGGACAAAAGCGATAGAGATTGTCAAAAGAGACCTTGCTCTGCCTGCGGTCTTGGGCCGCATTTGTCCGGCCCCGTGCGAAAGGGTTTGCCGACGCGCCCGTCAGGACCAAGCCGTTTCCATCTGCCTGCTCAAGCGGTTTGCCGCCGACAGGGATTTACAGTCCCCGACACCATATCGACCTATTTGCAGGCCCTCCAGCGGAAAGAAAGCTGCCGTTGTCGGGGCCGGGCCCTGCGGACTTTCCGCGGCGTATTATCTGGCTCGGCATGGGCATGAATGTGTGATTTTTGAACAAAAAGACGCGGCCGGCGGGATGCTTCGATGCCGCGATTTCCGGGAGAAACTGCCTGAAGAGATTCTCGAGCGGGAAATCGGGCTGATTTTTGACTTGGGGGTTTCTTTCCGCCCGAATCAGAAACTGGGGCGTGACATTTCTTTGGAGAATCTGCGTCGGGATTTTGATGCGGTTTTTCTGGCTCTCGGTGAAGGGGCGGCGGATGAGCATTTGGCATCCCGGCTTCGGATGAAGGATAGACACATCGAGGTGGACCATTCGACCCTTCAAACCTCGATGGAGGGGGTCTTTGCAGGCGGGGGGCTTATCGGAAGCCGACGTCTCTGTGTCAGGGCTGCTGCAGATGGCAAGCTTGCGGCCCTCTCTATTCACCAATATCTTACGGAAGGCAAAGCGGCGGGGGAACCCTCGGAGTTTCACAGCCGTTTGGGAACCTTAACGGAGGAAGAATGGCGGAAATTTGTCTCTTCAGCCGACTTGATACCTCGAGTCGAACCGGCTGACCCTCAAACGGGTTTTTCCGAACAGGAAGCGGCAAAAGAGACCCGTCGGTGCCTTCACTGCGACTGCCGAAAAAAGAAAAACTGCAAATTACGTCAACTTTCTACTGAACTGAAGCCCGTTGTCGGGACGTATAAGGGGCAGCGCAGACAATATGCGCGTGCAGATTCTCATTGGGAGGTTGTGTTTGAATCCGGCAAATGTATTCAATGCGGACTTTGTGTACAGGTTTTAAACAGAAACAAGGTTTCAGAAGGCCTGACCTTCCGCGGCCGGGGGTTTGGGATGCAGGTTTCCGCCGCTCTGGATGAGGCCCCTGATAAAGCGGCGGGGCAGGCGGCTCGTCTGTGTGTGCAGGTTTGTCCGACCGGTGCGTGGGCCTTGAAAAATCGATAG
- a CDS encoding PQQ-binding-like beta-propeller repeat protein, with protein sequence MMQSKRTSFFAAVCFFLGFISITLAADWPCWRGPNHDGISSETDWDPMVLSDSTKPLWTASVGTGFSAVSVADGKAVTMGNIGKDTDVVWCFDAQTGTLLWKHTYDEPLTPNLYEGGPNATPTIHQGKVYTISKTGKVFCLDLNSGAVIWQQNADLKKPEWGYAGSPLIAGERIFLNAGSTGVALHKETGAVLWQSEKEPCGYATAVLFPRQDRFEVLLFSKDHLYSVAPEDGRVLWAYPWKTSWDVNASDPVVWGDEILITSGYNRGASVLKVTPEGPKKVWENKNLRSQLSGPILLDGWVYGIDDNQLVCLDWKTGQVQWTEKSVGKGTLTAAAGKLIVLSENGRLMIAPASPKEFSVIASAPILKGRCWTMPVLSNGLIYARNAKGDLVCIDVRRKPAASLLDSPPVIAAVEMAESSAGSDWACWRGPNRDNRSPETGLLKEWPAEGPELLWKADDLGDGYSSVCVAQQKIFVTGLKNRRGVLTCLDWDGNRLWTADYGPEWTGSFPGVRGMPVWADDLLYVLSGQGRLVCFSPESGREKWAAELYTDFQGPMPRWGVSMSPVVAEGKVFVTIGGPKTTMAAVDAQKGHVVWTTDSLNDTASYCTPAIFRWAGRTILAGMTENYLFAVDAASGQLFWKYPMKDYIKGRNWGVHPNTPIFYEGGLLFVSGYDMGSIKFTFTQDGWSLQREWTNQEFDCHHGGVVFHDGYVYGSTWKGNEDGLWACVDWKTGELMYTQRWHNKGSILWADGLFYAYAEKPGVIGLIKADPKEFAPVSEMTITLGDKQHWTHPVISHGRLFVRRGNTLMVYSIRQDSQKRALVMG encoded by the coding sequence ATGATGCAGAGTAAGCGAACGAGTTTTTTTGCGGCGGTCTGTTTTTTCCTTGGATTCATTTCGATAACACTTGCGGCGGACTGGCCGTGCTGGAGGGGCCCGAATCACGACGGCATTTCTTCCGAGACGGATTGGGACCCGATGGTTCTGTCTGATTCCACCAAGCCCCTTTGGACGGCTTCTGTGGGGACGGGGTTTTCCGCGGTTTCCGTTGCAGACGGCAAAGCCGTGACCATGGGTAATATCGGCAAAGATACCGATGTCGTCTGGTGTTTTGATGCTCAAACCGGCACACTCCTTTGGAAGCATACGTATGACGAACCCCTGACTCCTAATTTGTATGAGGGGGGACCCAATGCGACGCCGACCATTCATCAGGGAAAGGTCTATACCATCAGCAAGACCGGCAAGGTTTTCTGTCTGGACCTTAACAGCGGGGCGGTGATTTGGCAGCAGAATGCCGACCTCAAAAAGCCGGAGTGGGGCTATGCGGGTTCTCCGCTGATTGCGGGCGAACGCATTTTTCTGAATGCCGGTTCAACGGGTGTGGCCCTGCACAAAGAAACCGGTGCCGTCCTTTGGCAAAGCGAGAAGGAACCCTGCGGATATGCAACCGCCGTGCTTTTTCCCCGGCAAGACCGGTTTGAAGTCCTTCTGTTCAGCAAAGACCATTTGTACAGTGTTGCGCCGGAGGACGGACGCGTTTTGTGGGCGTATCCGTGGAAGACCAGCTGGGATGTTAATGCCTCCGACCCGGTTGTTTGGGGCGATGAAATCCTCATTACCTCCGGCTACAATCGGGGAGCTTCGGTTCTGAAGGTCACGCCGGAAGGGCCGAAAAAGGTCTGGGAAAACAAAAATCTCCGCTCGCAGCTTTCCGGTCCGATTCTGCTGGACGGCTGGGTGTACGGGATTGATGACAATCAGCTGGTTTGTCTGGACTGGAAGACCGGCCAGGTGCAGTGGACGGAAAAAAGCGTCGGCAAAGGCACGCTGACGGCGGCGGCGGGCAAACTAATTGTTTTGAGCGAAAACGGCCGCCTGATGATTGCTCCGGCTTCTCCGAAAGAGTTCTCCGTGATTGCCTCAGCCCCGATTCTTAAGGGCCGCTGCTGGACGATGCCGGTGTTGTCCAACGGTCTGATTTATGCCCGCAATGCCAAGGGTGATCTGGTCTGCATCGATGTTCGCCGCAAACCGGCTGCCTCGCTGCTGGATTCGCCGCCGGTCATTGCCGCTGTCGAGATGGCCGAGTCGTCTGCAGGGTCGGATTGGGCCTGCTGGCGGGGCCCGAATCGAGACAATCGAAGTCCCGAAACCGGCTTGCTGAAGGAATGGCCTGCAGAAGGTCCGGAATTGCTCTGGAAAGCCGACGATTTGGGCGACGGGTATTCATCGGTTTGCGTGGCTCAGCAAAAAATTTTTGTTACGGGGCTGAAAAACAGACGCGGCGTCCTCACCTGTCTGGATTGGGACGGCAATCGGCTCTGGACTGCCGATTACGGTCCGGAATGGACCGGCTCATTCCCGGGGGTGCGCGGGATGCCGGTTTGGGCCGATGACCTGCTCTATGTTCTCAGCGGCCAGGGTCGGCTTGTGTGTTTTTCACCCGAGAGCGGCCGGGAAAAATGGGCGGCGGAGCTGTACACCGACTTTCAGGGGCCTATGCCTCGCTGGGGGGTATCGATGTCTCCGGTTGTGGCGGAAGGGAAAGTCTTTGTGACCATCGGCGGCCCGAAAACCACCATGGCGGCGGTCGATGCCCAAAAGGGGCATGTGGTCTGGACAACGGACAGTTTGAATGATACGGCCTCGTACTGCACGCCGGCGATTTTTCGCTGGGCCGGACGAACCATTCTGGCCGGGATGACGGAAAATTACCTTTTTGCCGTCGATGCCGCTTCCGGTCAGCTCTTTTGGAAATATCCGATGAAAGACTATATCAAAGGCCGCAACTGGGGGGTGCATCCCAATACCCCGATTTTTTATGAAGGGGGGCTGCTGTTTGTCAGCGGCTATGATATGGGCTCGATTAAGTTTACATTTACCCAGGACGGCTGGTCGCTTCAGCGGGAATGGACTAACCAGGAGTTCGACTGCCATCACGGCGGTGTCGTTTTTCATGATGGGTATGTGTACGGTTCAACATGGAAAGGAAATGAAGACGGCCTTTGGGCCTGTGTTGATTGGAAGACCGGTGAGCTGATGTACACCCAGCGATGGCACAACAAGGGCTCGATTCTCTGGGCGGATGGGCTTTTTTATGCCTATGCGGAAAAACCCGGCGTCATCGGTCTGATTAAGGCCGACCCGAAAGAATTTGCGCCCGTCAGCGAAATGACCATTACGCTGGGCGACAAGCAGCACTGGACGCATCCGGTCATCAGTCATGGGCGGCTTTTTGTGCGGCGGGGCAATACGCTGATGGTGTATTCTATCCGTCAGGATTCTCAAAAAAGAGCGTTGGTTATGGGGTAA